A window from Bos mutus isolate GX-2022 chromosome 1, NWIPB_WYAK_1.1, whole genome shotgun sequence encodes these proteins:
- the PLA1A gene encoding phospholipase A1 member A isoform X3, whose product MISETQVGVWREAGLCDLFVIRGQFYPSSETSSSVMPPDFWERCFWLWGLLLWLSVGSTGDAPPTPQTNCTDFQNANLLRGTNLKVQFLLFTPLDPSCGQLVEESSDIQNSGFNATLGTKLVIHGFRALGTKPSWIDRFIDALLRAADANVIAVDWVYGSTAAYFSAVENVIKLGLEISRFLRKLLALGVSESSIHIIGISLGAHVGGMVGHFYNGQLGRITGLDPAGPEYTRASLEERLDPGDALFVEAIHTDTDNLGIRIPVGHVDYFINGGQDQPGCPTSIYAGYSYLICDHMRAVHLYISALENSCPLVAFPCTNYKDFLAGQCLDCFNPFLLSCPRIGLVEQGGVKIEPLPKEVKVYLLTTSMAPYCVHHSLVEFHLQEPRNKDTCITVTFLSSSVTSSVKITMYIWSSFRAETMSDSSSKAGGIKNSV is encoded by the exons ATGATTAGTGAGACCCAAGTGGGTGTTTGGCGAGAGGCTGGGTTATGCGATCTCTTTGTCATTAGAGGTCAGTTCTACCCCAGCTCTGAGACTTCTAGCTCAGTGATGCCCCCAGACTTCTGGGAGAGATGTTTCTGGTTGTGGGGCCTCCTTTTGTGGCTCAGTGTTGGAAGTACAG gGGATGCACCTCCTACCCCACAGACGAATTGCACTGACTTCCAGAATGCCAATCTCCTCCGAGGCACCAATCTCAAAGTCCAGTTTCTCCTCTTCACTCCTTTGGATCCCAGCTGTGGGCAGCTAGTGGAAGAAAGTAGTGACATCCAAAACTCTGGTTTCAATGCCACTCTAGGAACCAAGCTAGTTATCCATGGATTCAG GGCTTTAGGAACAAAGCCTTCCTGGATTGATAGATTCATCGATGCCCTTCTGCGGGCAGCAGATGCTAACGTGATTGCTGTGGACTGGGTGTATGGCTCCACAGCTGCCTATTTCTCAGCCGTGGAAAATGTGATTAAGCTGGGACTCGAGATCTCTCGTTTCCTCCGTAAACTCCTG GCGCTGGGTGTGTCAGAGTCCTCAATCCACATCATCGGCATCAGCCTGGGGGCCCATGTAGGGGGCATGGTAGGACATTTCTACAATGGACAGCTGGGACGGATCACAG GCCTGGACCCCGCTGGACCAGAGTACACCAGAGCCAGCCTGGAGGAGCGTCTGGACCCTGGGGATGCCCTCTTCGTGGAAGCCATCCACACAGATACAGACA ATTTGGGCATTCGGATTCCTGTCGGACATGTGGACTACTTCATCAATGGGGGCCAAGACCAGCCTGGCTGTCCCACTTCCAtttatgcag GCTACAGTTATCTGATCTGTGATCATATGAGGGCTGTACACCTCTACATCAGCGCCCTGGAGAACTCCTGTCCACTGGTGGCCTTCCCTTGTACAAACTACAAGGACTTCCTTGCTGGACAGTGTCTGGATTGTTTCaacccttttcttctttcctgtccaAGAATCG GGCTGGTGGAACAAGGTGGTGTCAAGATAGAGCCACTTCCCAAGGAGGTGAAGGTCTACCTGCTGACCACTTCCATGGCTCCGTATTGTG tgcatcaCAGCCTCGTGGAGTTTCACTTGCAGGAGCCAAGAAACAAGGACACCTGCATCACGGTCACTTTCCTTAGCAGCAGTGTCACCTCCTCGGTCAAGATCACCATGTAC
- the PLA1A gene encoding phospholipase A1 member A isoform X4: MISETQVGVWREAGLCDLFVIRGQFYPSSETSSSVMPPDFWERCFWLWGLLLWLSVGSTGDAPPTPQTNCTDFQNANLLRGTNLKVQFLLFTPLDPSCGQLVEESSDIQNSGFNATLGTKLVIHGFRALGTKPSWIDRFIDALLRAADANVIAVDWVYGSTAAYFSAVENVIKLGLEISRFLRKLLALGVSESSIHIIGISLGAHVGGMVGHFYNGQLGRITGLDPAGPEYTRASLEERLDPGDALFVEAIHTDTDNLGIRIPVGHVDYFINGGQDQPGCPTSIYAGYSYLICDHMRAVHLYISALENSCPLVAFPCTNYKDFLAGQCLDCFNPFLLSCPRIGLVEQGGVKIEPLPKEVKVYLLTTSMAPYCVHHSLVEFHLQEPRNKDTCITVTFLSSSVTSSVKITMYT; this comes from the exons ATGATTAGTGAGACCCAAGTGGGTGTTTGGCGAGAGGCTGGGTTATGCGATCTCTTTGTCATTAGAGGTCAGTTCTACCCCAGCTCTGAGACTTCTAGCTCAGTGATGCCCCCAGACTTCTGGGAGAGATGTTTCTGGTTGTGGGGCCTCCTTTTGTGGCTCAGTGTTGGAAGTACAG gGGATGCACCTCCTACCCCACAGACGAATTGCACTGACTTCCAGAATGCCAATCTCCTCCGAGGCACCAATCTCAAAGTCCAGTTTCTCCTCTTCACTCCTTTGGATCCCAGCTGTGGGCAGCTAGTGGAAGAAAGTAGTGACATCCAAAACTCTGGTTTCAATGCCACTCTAGGAACCAAGCTAGTTATCCATGGATTCAG GGCTTTAGGAACAAAGCCTTCCTGGATTGATAGATTCATCGATGCCCTTCTGCGGGCAGCAGATGCTAACGTGATTGCTGTGGACTGGGTGTATGGCTCCACAGCTGCCTATTTCTCAGCCGTGGAAAATGTGATTAAGCTGGGACTCGAGATCTCTCGTTTCCTCCGTAAACTCCTG GCGCTGGGTGTGTCAGAGTCCTCAATCCACATCATCGGCATCAGCCTGGGGGCCCATGTAGGGGGCATGGTAGGACATTTCTACAATGGACAGCTGGGACGGATCACAG GCCTGGACCCCGCTGGACCAGAGTACACCAGAGCCAGCCTGGAGGAGCGTCTGGACCCTGGGGATGCCCTCTTCGTGGAAGCCATCCACACAGATACAGACA ATTTGGGCATTCGGATTCCTGTCGGACATGTGGACTACTTCATCAATGGGGGCCAAGACCAGCCTGGCTGTCCCACTTCCAtttatgcag GCTACAGTTATCTGATCTGTGATCATATGAGGGCTGTACACCTCTACATCAGCGCCCTGGAGAACTCCTGTCCACTGGTGGCCTTCCCTTGTACAAACTACAAGGACTTCCTTGCTGGACAGTGTCTGGATTGTTTCaacccttttcttctttcctgtccaAGAATCG GGCTGGTGGAACAAGGTGGTGTCAAGATAGAGCCACTTCCCAAGGAGGTGAAGGTCTACCTGCTGACCACTTCCATGGCTCCGTATTGTG tgcatcaCAGCCTCGTGGAGTTTCACTTGCAGGAGCCAAGAAACAAGGACACCTGCATCACGGTCACTTTCCTTAGCAGCAGTGTCACCTCCTCGGTCAAGATCACCATGTAC ACCTAG
- the PLA1A gene encoding phospholipase A1 member A isoform X2, translating into MISETQVGVWREAGLCDLFVIRGQFYPSSETSSSVMPPDFWERCFWLWGLLLWLSVGSTGDAPPTPQTNCTDFQNANLLRGTNLKVQFLLFTPLDPSCGQLVEESSDIQNSGFNATLGTKLVIHGFRALGTKPSWIDRFIDALLRAADANVIAVDWVYGSTAAYFSAVENVIKLGLEISRFLRKLLALGVSESSIHIIGISLGAHVGGMVGHFYNGQLGRITGLDPAGPEYTRASLEERLDPGDALFVEAIHTDTDNLGIRIPVGHVDYFINGGQDQPGCPTSIYAGLVEQGGVKIEPLPKEVKVYLLTTSMAPYCVHHSLVEFHLQEPRNKDTCITVTFLSSSVTSSVKITIPRHQRVGKGVLAHPSPQCQINQVKLKLQASHRVWKKDQTTIIGRFCTAPLPVNDNKKMVCLPEPVNLQASETVSHDLKITCI; encoded by the exons ATGATTAGTGAGACCCAAGTGGGTGTTTGGCGAGAGGCTGGGTTATGCGATCTCTTTGTCATTAGAGGTCAGTTCTACCCCAGCTCTGAGACTTCTAGCTCAGTGATGCCCCCAGACTTCTGGGAGAGATGTTTCTGGTTGTGGGGCCTCCTTTTGTGGCTCAGTGTTGGAAGTACAG gGGATGCACCTCCTACCCCACAGACGAATTGCACTGACTTCCAGAATGCCAATCTCCTCCGAGGCACCAATCTCAAAGTCCAGTTTCTCCTCTTCACTCCTTTGGATCCCAGCTGTGGGCAGCTAGTGGAAGAAAGTAGTGACATCCAAAACTCTGGTTTCAATGCCACTCTAGGAACCAAGCTAGTTATCCATGGATTCAG GGCTTTAGGAACAAAGCCTTCCTGGATTGATAGATTCATCGATGCCCTTCTGCGGGCAGCAGATGCTAACGTGATTGCTGTGGACTGGGTGTATGGCTCCACAGCTGCCTATTTCTCAGCCGTGGAAAATGTGATTAAGCTGGGACTCGAGATCTCTCGTTTCCTCCGTAAACTCCTG GCGCTGGGTGTGTCAGAGTCCTCAATCCACATCATCGGCATCAGCCTGGGGGCCCATGTAGGGGGCATGGTAGGACATTTCTACAATGGACAGCTGGGACGGATCACAG GCCTGGACCCCGCTGGACCAGAGTACACCAGAGCCAGCCTGGAGGAGCGTCTGGACCCTGGGGATGCCCTCTTCGTGGAAGCCATCCACACAGATACAGACA ATTTGGGCATTCGGATTCCTGTCGGACATGTGGACTACTTCATCAATGGGGGCCAAGACCAGCCTGGCTGTCCCACTTCCAtttatgcag GGCTGGTGGAACAAGGTGGTGTCAAGATAGAGCCACTTCCCAAGGAGGTGAAGGTCTACCTGCTGACCACTTCCATGGCTCCGTATTGTG tgcatcaCAGCCTCGTGGAGTTTCACTTGCAGGAGCCAAGAAACAAGGACACCTGCATCACGGTCACTTTCCTTAGCAGCAGTGTCACCTCCTCGGTCAAGATCACCAT ACCTAGACACCAGCGTGTTGGGAAAGGAGTCCTAGCTCACCCCAGCCCTCAGTGCCAGATAAACCAGGTGAAACTCAAGCTTCAGGCTTCCCACCGGGTTTGGAAAAAAGACCAGACGACCATCATCGGGAGGTTCTGCACCGCTCCTCTTCCTGTCAATGACAA CAAAAAGATGGTCTGCTTACCTGAGCCAGTGAACTTACAAGCAAGTGAGACTGTGTCTCATGACCTGAAAATAACCTGTATATAG
- the PLA1A gene encoding phospholipase A1 member A isoform X1, whose translation MISETQVGVWREAGLCDLFVIRGQFYPSSETSSSVMPPDFWERCFWLWGLLLWLSVGSTGDAPPTPQTNCTDFQNANLLRGTNLKVQFLLFTPLDPSCGQLVEESSDIQNSGFNATLGTKLVIHGFRALGTKPSWIDRFIDALLRAADANVIAVDWVYGSTAAYFSAVENVIKLGLEISRFLRKLLALGVSESSIHIIGISLGAHVGGMVGHFYNGQLGRITGLDPAGPEYTRASLEERLDPGDALFVEAIHTDTDNLGIRIPVGHVDYFINGGQDQPGCPTSIYAGYSYLICDHMRAVHLYISALENSCPLVAFPCTNYKDFLAGQCLDCFNPFLLSCPRIGLVEQGGVKIEPLPKEVKVYLLTTSMAPYCVHHSLVEFHLQEPRNKDTCITVTFLSSSVTSSVKITIPRHQRVGKGVLAHPSPQCQINQVKLKLQASHRVWKKDQTTIIGRFCTAPLPVNDNKKMVCLPEPVNLQASETVSHDLKITCI comes from the exons ATGATTAGTGAGACCCAAGTGGGTGTTTGGCGAGAGGCTGGGTTATGCGATCTCTTTGTCATTAGAGGTCAGTTCTACCCCAGCTCTGAGACTTCTAGCTCAGTGATGCCCCCAGACTTCTGGGAGAGATGTTTCTGGTTGTGGGGCCTCCTTTTGTGGCTCAGTGTTGGAAGTACAG gGGATGCACCTCCTACCCCACAGACGAATTGCACTGACTTCCAGAATGCCAATCTCCTCCGAGGCACCAATCTCAAAGTCCAGTTTCTCCTCTTCACTCCTTTGGATCCCAGCTGTGGGCAGCTAGTGGAAGAAAGTAGTGACATCCAAAACTCTGGTTTCAATGCCACTCTAGGAACCAAGCTAGTTATCCATGGATTCAG GGCTTTAGGAACAAAGCCTTCCTGGATTGATAGATTCATCGATGCCCTTCTGCGGGCAGCAGATGCTAACGTGATTGCTGTGGACTGGGTGTATGGCTCCACAGCTGCCTATTTCTCAGCCGTGGAAAATGTGATTAAGCTGGGACTCGAGATCTCTCGTTTCCTCCGTAAACTCCTG GCGCTGGGTGTGTCAGAGTCCTCAATCCACATCATCGGCATCAGCCTGGGGGCCCATGTAGGGGGCATGGTAGGACATTTCTACAATGGACAGCTGGGACGGATCACAG GCCTGGACCCCGCTGGACCAGAGTACACCAGAGCCAGCCTGGAGGAGCGTCTGGACCCTGGGGATGCCCTCTTCGTGGAAGCCATCCACACAGATACAGACA ATTTGGGCATTCGGATTCCTGTCGGACATGTGGACTACTTCATCAATGGGGGCCAAGACCAGCCTGGCTGTCCCACTTCCAtttatgcag GCTACAGTTATCTGATCTGTGATCATATGAGGGCTGTACACCTCTACATCAGCGCCCTGGAGAACTCCTGTCCACTGGTGGCCTTCCCTTGTACAAACTACAAGGACTTCCTTGCTGGACAGTGTCTGGATTGTTTCaacccttttcttctttcctgtccaAGAATCG GGCTGGTGGAACAAGGTGGTGTCAAGATAGAGCCACTTCCCAAGGAGGTGAAGGTCTACCTGCTGACCACTTCCATGGCTCCGTATTGTG tgcatcaCAGCCTCGTGGAGTTTCACTTGCAGGAGCCAAGAAACAAGGACACCTGCATCACGGTCACTTTCCTTAGCAGCAGTGTCACCTCCTCGGTCAAGATCACCAT ACCTAGACACCAGCGTGTTGGGAAAGGAGTCCTAGCTCACCCCAGCCCTCAGTGCCAGATAAACCAGGTGAAACTCAAGCTTCAGGCTTCCCACCGGGTTTGGAAAAAAGACCAGACGACCATCATCGGGAGGTTCTGCACCGCTCCTCTTCCTGTCAATGACAA CAAAAAGATGGTCTGCTTACCTGAGCCAGTGAACTTACAAGCAAGTGAGACTGTGTCTCATGACCTGAAAATAACCTGTATATAG